The genomic stretch ACATGATTGATACATAGGTTGTTATTATGACCATTTTGTTGAATCATCAAGTGGTCTACGTGTGTAATGTATATTTTTCAATATCTCTGAAACTGTGGGAGGGCTTGTTTGGAAACATGACGATCTCGTTTAGTCTATACGTATTGTAAGTTTTTGACGTGGAAAATTAATTCATTTTCCATTTCAATCCATATAGGACCTGTTTGGTAAAATTCACAACAGCTTTGTGagttagcttttttttttttgctagacacttatttctaaaacagcttcacccagcTTGTGCGTTGGTCTTTAAAATTATGGCTGAAATTACTAttgactgatttattatgagagaaaaacactgctgattgATTGAAAAAGTATGACCGATAAGACAAGCGTAAGACAAGCGAACAGGTTCTTGAAGTTATTTGTCTTCTCCTCCTACAAGACATGACATGAGTTAGAGTGAAGttgaaaaaaagtagcttattgtagCTCTTCTtattcatttctctctctcatctatgCATTGAACAGTTATTTTATCAAACATTTTTTCTAAAACAgttcagcttcatctagaaaattGTTTATAaagttattttctaaaaaaacaatttTACTAATCAAGTTGAGCTAAGGCTTCTGAAAAAGATTGACTGGCTTGAAGAGAACGCATACCGATCATCCAACCAAATCCATCCATCCAGTTGAATCCGATCCAACCCAATTACCCAAACCAGTCGTCAACGGGGTTGGTTTCGTTTTCCGCACCTCCGTGCCCAAAGCGGCGGCCAACCCACCCATACCAGTACCACACCGGCACACCGCAGTCGCCTTGGCCTGGCTCGCATCTCAGCCGTCCATCAGCGTAGGCGCGGACCCGAAACCCGCCGCAACAAAACTAACGGCTCCAGCACACCCGAATGGGTCGCAAGTCGCAACCCACCACGCTGCCTCGGTCCTCCGATCTGCTAAGCCCCCCGCCGGATCGGGTTGCGGGTCGCCACCCCCCGACCCAGATCCACCAcagctcgccgccggccgccgccgccgccgccgccgcagaggTTAGATTTAAATCACTCACCTCCGTCTCCTACCCCTTCGGTTTGTTCCTTCTTAACGGATCCGCTTACCCGGGCCATAAACCCTAGCTAAAAGGCGCGGTCTGCGAGCTGTCTCACACCCGATTTCCTAGGGTTTGACTGTTCGAGCGTGGGGACTGGACCCCGCTGGGTTTCGTTTTGGCGGGGGGGATGCCAGGTCACTTGCACGCTCCAGCTGATTGTGCCGTAGTTCTGAGGGATTGGGGATGGGGATCTGCTTGGGATGTGGAAGGGGATTTTTAATGGTGTCTCTCTCTGATGTCAGAGGCATTCGGTAGTGCTTGTGCAATGTGCTTGCTCAGCGTATCATTGCTTTGCAATCTGAGTTAGGAGAGAGCTTGGCAAGATTTTAGTCTGGTTATGGGTGGAAGGCTGCCGATTGCTTTCCAGTTTATGACCAAAGGTATTGGATATATTCATATATGCATTCTGTATTCAATTTTTGCTGCCCTTTCGTTGCTGGTAAAAGAGACAGAATTGAgagcttttcctttttcctctGGTATTGTTATATATGATGTGCTTCTCTGTATGTGCTGCAGTGGGCGATCGTGTTTGCGGTAACATGCTGGAGCCAACAGCAATGGAGGTGCCCATTGCTGGCCCAGTGAGCAATGCAGTGGTGCCTGCGCCTGTGGTTCACAATCCACGGGCACGCAAGCTGCGGTCTGCAGTTTGGCAGGACTTCACGAAGGAGCGTCGTGCCGATGGTCACTGTGTGGCTATCTGTAACCACTGCAAGAAGCAGCTCACGGCAACTAGCCGGTCAGGCACAACGCACCTCCGCAACCACCTCGCAATCTGCACCACCACCTCCACACGGCGTGCTGGTAAGCGCCGGAAGCTTGTTGTGCGCCGTATTCTCCACAACAAACCTTCCATGGATGGGCGCTCGGGTGAGGGCCACGCCTCAGGTGAGGACATTGATAATGAGGGCACACACTTCGATCAAGAACTCAGCCGCCGAGACCTTGTGCACATGATTGTCCAGCATGGCTACCGGTTTTCGATTGTGGATGATGTGGGCTTCCAAAAGTTTGTCAAGAACCTCCAGCCTCAGTTTAGGATGGTGTCGTGTGACACAGTGAGGGCTGATAGCATGGAAATATATGCAGGTGAGAAACTAAAGCTACATGATGTGCTCTTTAAGATCCCCTGCCGGGTTAGCATATCAGTTGACATGTGGCGGTCAAATACACAGATGGAATACATGTGTTTGACTTGCCACTACATTGACCATACCAATGATGAGTGGAAAGTTAGGAAAAAAATTCTCAActttgtgcatatggaggcacCTTTTACACTTGATCAGATGGTTAATCTCATTGTAGAGAAGTTGCAGAGTTGGGGTATTGACAGAAAGGTAGCTGCTGTTGTGCTAGACAACTGCAACGGTGGTGAAATTGTTGCCAGAGAGCTTCTCAGAGTCTTGCAGCCTCGGAGGCTTCTATTGAATGGGGATTTGTTCCAAGTACGCTCTTGTGCGCATATTCTAAATCTCACTGTCCAAGAAAGCTGGGAACAGGCATCTGATATAACTAATAGAGTTCGCAAGATGATTAACTATGTCAAGTTCGAAAGATTCCAAAAGTTTCAGGATATTTCAAAGGTACTGCATATGGATCAAAAGCTGCTAGTTGTTGATTCTCCTGATAACTGGCCGTCTACTTACTTAATGTTTGACTCTGCATGCTACTATCATGATGTGCTTGTGCGCTTGACAGAACAGGAAGGACATTATGATGTTTTTCTGTCTGCTAATGACTGGGCTGATGTGAAAGCCCTCACTGAAATACTGGACGTAGTCTATCATGCGATGGAGAAGTTTCCTGTGGAAAACCCAACTGCAAACCTCTATTTTAATGAGATGTGTGAGATCCATGTGCTTTTGAAAACCTGGAGCAAGAGTCCATCTACTGCTGTTGCTAAAGTTGCTGACCAGATGCTTTCTAAGTTTGAGGGCTACTGGGATCTCACTAGGCCTGTAATGGCATTTGCATCTATTCTTGATCCTCGTTACAAGATGAAGTCCCTCGAATATTTTTTTCGGCTCATTTATTCTGATGAGCAATTTACAGCAAAGGCAATGATAGATGTCATCCAGAATACCTTTCACAATCTTTATAATGAGTATAAACATCAATCATCAGATTCATGGAAGAATCCATCTGTTCTCTGTTACTCTAGAAACAGTAGTTCTTGCATGGGCTCTATGTACAGCAATGGGGATGATTCTAAGACCTTCTCACGTATCACATTATCTGATGCTCGACGGGGACTTGATCAGTATATACAAGAGACCTCATCAGGACAATCCTTGAAGTCTGACTTGGAGATGTATCTTGAGGAAGCAGTTTATCGTCAAAAAGAAGGAAATCAGGATAACTTTGACATTCTGGGATGGTGGAAGTCCTTTGCAGCCAAGTATCCTGTGCTTTCACTAATGGCTCGTGATATTTTAGCTATCCCTGTATCTATCATCCCTTTGGACAGTGAAGCCCGTACACTAAATGAGTATCTCAGTACTATGGACCCTTCAACGGTTCAGGGATTAGTGTGTGCACAAGATTGGTTACGGGAAGACCCAGAAGGTATCGCTGACTTTCTCTAACTGCTGTGAAGATTGGTATAACTTAATAATGATTGTTTTCTCCTGTGCTTCTGCAGTTGTTGCTCGTTCAGGTGGTCATGGAGATGATGGAGCACCGCGTGGTGACGAACTTATTGTGGTGCCGAAATAGGTGAATACATTTGAGGCTCTGCACTTCTTTCAGTTTATTTCCAGTACCATTTCATTTTATCCCTTGTTGAAGAGGTGCATGCATGAGATGTTCTGTCGAGAAAAAAGTTGATACAAAATGCTTTTATAAGAAAATTTGAAAGAAGCTGGTTTTGTATGCCATTTGTTTGTATTCATGGATAATAAAAGTTAAAAGCACAAGTCTATGAAGTGCATTTAAGATGTTAATATATGATAGCTTTTAGAATCTTCAGTGCTTGTTAGAGTGATACTTACCTTATGTCTTAAGCAGATAATGATACCAGCAACCTGGAAATAAGTATGCATTGGCAGTTCAAGAAACTGTCAAGTTTTGCCATTAAAATTATGTATAAATTAAGTTCAGTGGCTATAATAGTATTTGTAATGAAAGAACTGTTAGTGGGTGTCTATATCCAGTTTAACTCAGTTTGTACTGGATGGTCATTAGTGATGAAGGGGACCTGCAAAAGTGCAAATTACCAAAAAAAATTATTAGCTGTTTGATTTTGGAGGTGCTAATTGCAGGAACTGAGACCTCTATAGACCGTTATTAAAGTCTTGAAGCCAACTAATTTTTCTATGCCTTCATTTTCAAGACTACTACTTACTTTCAGTCA from Sorghum bicolor cultivar BTx623 chromosome 3, Sorghum_bicolor_NCBIv3, whole genome shotgun sequence encodes the following:
- the LOC8057560 gene encoding zinc finger BED domain-containing protein RICESLEEPER 2 is translated as MLEPTAMEVPIAGPVSNAVVPAPVVHNPRARKLRSAVWQDFTKERRADGHCVAICNHCKKQLTATSRSGTTHLRNHLAICTTTSTRRAGKRRKLVVRRILHNKPSMDGRSGEGHASGEDIDNEGTHFDQELSRRDLVHMIVQHGYRFSIVDDVGFQKFVKNLQPQFRMVSCDTVRADSMEIYAGEKLKLHDVLFKIPCRVSISVDMWRSNTQMEYMCLTCHYIDHTNDEWKVRKKILNFVHMEAPFTLDQMVNLIVEKLQSWGIDRKVAAVVLDNCNGGEIVARELLRVLQPRRLLLNGDLFQVRSCAHILNLTVQESWEQASDITNRVRKMINYVKFERFQKFQDISKVLHMDQKLLVVDSPDNWPSTYLMFDSACYYHDVLVRLTEQEGHYDVFLSANDWADVKALTEILDVVYHAMEKFPVENPTANLYFNEMCEIHVLLKTWSKSPSTAVAKVADQMLSKFEGYWDLTRPVMAFASILDPRYKMKSLEYFFRLIYSDEQFTAKAMIDVIQNTFHNLYNEYKHQSSDSWKNPSVLCYSRNSSSCMGSMYSNGDDSKTFSRITLSDARRGLDQYIQETSSGQSLKSDLEMYLEEAVYRQKEGNQDNFDILGWWKSFAAKYPVLSLMARDILAIPVSIIPLDSEARTLNEYLSTMDPSTVQGLVCAQDWLREDPEVVARSGGHGDDGAPRGDELIVVPK